The DNA segment AGGTCCGGCACCTCCTCCATCCGCGGGACGCCCTCGCCGATTTCCACGGTGTCGGCCGGGACGTTCCACAGCAACCAGTGGGTGAACGTCCCGGCGGGCGCGTCGGGGTCGTCGACGACCACCGCCAGCGCCGCGGCGTCGTCGGGCACGTCGGCGACGGTCAACTCCGGCGAGACGTCCTCGCCCTCGCAGGTGTACTTCTCGGTGATCGATTCGCCGTGCGTGAACGCGGAAGTCCGGATAGAAGCCATCGTTTTCCCCGGGCCGTGTGACGGCGTGCGAAGTCAAATCCGTGGTGGCTCCGGCGGCCGGGAGAAGCGATCGGGCTGCGGTTTTCGGTGCCGCCGGTTCGCGCTCGTTACTTCGAGAGTCGGGCGTGTGCAGGTTCTCGTCCGACTCTCGCCGCTCGGCTTTGCTCACGGCTCTCGCGTTCGATTAGCGAGACTCCTTCGGAGTATCGTTCTGCTCGCGGCTACCGCCGCTCGCTCTCCGAGACGCGTGAACCGACAGGTTAGCGCGTCTCGCTCCTCGCGGGTCGTCGTTTCACTCCTCCCCGCTCGCTGGTCGAGAGCCGGACTCGGTCTGCGCCCTCGTCCGGTTCTCACTACTCGCGGCTACCACCGCTCGTTCTACGAGACTCCTCCGGAGTCTCGCTCTCCCCGAACAACCCACAACAGACGTACGCCCACGTCTCGCTCCGCCTGGTGCGCTTTCCGGTGAATGGGTTCCGGCTCATCTACTAGGTTTAGGTGGGCCTAAAGCACTTAACCCTTTCCCGATTCGCTCCGCAACCCACAAGGTCGCTTCGCGCGAATCGCCTCGCATGGCGCTGGCCGACCGCGAGTGGCGGGTCGTGCGCGAGGAGTCGTGGGACGGACCGCTCAACATGGCGCTGGACGAGATCGCCGCCGAAACCGCCGCCGGGGGCGGCCCGCGGACAGTCCGGGTCTACCGGTGGGACCCGAGCACGCTCTCGCTGGGCTACCGGCAGGACCCCGACTCGGTCGCGTGGGACTTCTGCGAGCGCGAGGGCATCACCGTCACCCGGCGACCGACGGGCGGCGGCGGCATCTACCACGATAACTACGGCGACATCTCCTACTCCATCGTGGCGCCCGCCGACGAACTGCCGGGCGATCTGATGGACACCTACGAACTGCTCTGTGCGCCCGTCTTCGACGCCTTCGAACGACTGGGAATCGACGCCCGATTCACCGCGGAGAAACAGCCCGCGATCCACCAGCCGGCGTGCTACCTCCGGGAGTTACACCCGGCCCACGACGTGGTCGCGGGCGAGGACGGACGGAAGATAAGCGGCAACGCCCAGTACCGCCGGAAGGACGCGGTCATCCAGCACGGCTCGCTGAAGTTCGACCTCGACGCCGACCGCCACCTCGGGGTGTTCGCCGACCCCAACACCGCGCCCGCCGAGTTCCGCGAGCGCGTGACGACCATCGCCGAGGAGTCGGGCGCGACCCGCGAGGAGGCGGTCGAAGCCGTCGAGGCGGCCCTGCGCGAGTGGGCCAACGCCGACGAGGGCGGGTGGACCGACGAGGAACTGTCGCGCGCACGCGAGCGCGCAGAACGGAAATACGAGAGTGAATCGTGGGTCCGGGACCGCGAAGACCCGACGGCCTGAACCGGTACGGGCCACGAACGCTTTCTTCTCGATTAGCCGACTCACTCCGTGAAGCGGCCGGTCTGAGTACCACAGTCGGCGCAGGTCGCCACTATCGCGTCGTCGTCGCTCCCCATCCGCTGGGGCGTCTCGTCTTCGCACTCGGGGCACTTCCGCCGGAGGTCGACTCGCTCGTCCTCGACGCGCGGTGCGCCGAGTGCCAACACGACCGCGCGCTCGCCGGCTTCTTCGCCGCTCTCCGGGTCGCTACGGTTCGTCCCGCGCTGGAACTCTCCGGGACCGAACCGGACGAGTTCGCCCGCTTCGACGGCGACGTCGCCGTTCTCCGTCCGGAACGTCACGTTCCCCGACTGGACGTAGAACACCTCCTCCTGCTCGTGGTGGCGGTGGTAGCAGAATCCGAGGCCGTCGCCCGGGTCGAGTTCGTAGTAGTTGACGGCGACGTCGGTCGTCCCGAGCGCGTCCGAGAGCGGCCGGAACGCGTCGGCCGCGCTGACGAACGACTCGGCGTCCGTGACGGAGACTGTTCGCATCCTCGGATGTCGCATCCCGGACGCGATAAGGACTGCTACTCGAAGGCGAACGTCTCCCTGTCGACGGGTTTCGGGAGTCGAACGCCGCGTAGCGGGCGAGGTTCGGGTCGGCCCGCGCCGGTTCGAAGTACCTTTGAGGGGGCGATAACTACCTCCCGTTACATGAGAGTCGG comes from the Halorussus vallis genome and includes:
- a CDS encoding YbhB/YbcL family Raf kinase inhibitor-like protein, encoding MASIRTSAFTHGESITEKYTCEGEDVSPELTVADVPDDAAALAVVVDDPDAPAGTFTHWLLWNVPADTVEIGEGVPRMEEVPDLGGARQGENDFGDVGYRGPCPPEGDDPHEFRFTLHVLDEELDVDAGVPRTELQDELDAATRETDQFTATFGR
- a CDS encoding lipoate--protein ligase family protein, with the translated sequence MALADREWRVVREESWDGPLNMALDEIAAETAAGGGPRTVRVYRWDPSTLSLGYRQDPDSVAWDFCEREGITVTRRPTGGGGIYHDNYGDISYSIVAPADELPGDLMDTYELLCAPVFDAFERLGIDARFTAEKQPAIHQPACYLRELHPAHDVVAGEDGRKISGNAQYRRKDAVIQHGSLKFDLDADRHLGVFADPNTAPAEFRERVTTIAEESGATREEAVEAVEAALREWANADEGGWTDEELSRARERAERKYESESWVRDREDPTA
- a CDS encoding cupin domain-containing protein → MRTVSVTDAESFVSAADAFRPLSDALGTTDVAVNYYELDPGDGLGFCYHRHHEQEEVFYVQSGNVTFRTENGDVAVEAGELVRFGPGEFQRGTNRSDPESGEEAGERAVVLALGAPRVEDERVDLRRKCPECEDETPQRMGSDDDAIVATCADCGTQTGRFTE